The following are from one region of the Knoellia sp. p5-6-4 genome:
- a CDS encoding efflux RND transporter permease subunit — MRWIVASSLKFRYIVVALTAFLMFFGVQQVGNTAVDVFPEFAPPKVEVHTIAVGLAPTEVEELITIPLEQSFNAIPGVDTIRSRSVEQLSQVVLFFDKGTDLLEARQLVAERIAQVTPTLPTWAAPPVMLQPLSATSRVLKIGLSSSDPEIDMMDLSMAAYWKIRSRLLRVPGVANVPIWGERLDMLQVRADPQRLAEQDVTLEQVMTTTSDALDAGLLRYSPGHFIGRGGFVDGAEQRLQVRHVQPIVTHEQLAELPIVTGDGRTIRLDQVADLVRDHQPLIGDAVINEGDGLMLIVEKLPWANTLDVTKGVEQALAELEPALTGITVDSAIFRPATFIEDAISNLTRALWLGALLMIGMLILFLYSWRTALVSVVAIPLSLITAMLVLNWSGATINTMILAGFVIALGDIVDDAIIDIENVVRRLREHRASGGTRSTARVILDASLEVRGAIVYATVIEVVAILPIFMLAGLSGSFFQPLALAYALALLASMVVALTVTPAMSLILFRSEKSLAHRESPVVPPMKRMYERMLVRVVRRPRAAYAAVAVVTAAGLAVLPVLGQSLLPSFKERDFLMHWLAKPDTSLTEEVRTTKAVNAELLTIPGVRNAGSHIGNALLGDEPYGVYFGENWISVDRSVDYDKTVDSIKGVVDGYPGIYRDVLTYLKERIREVLTGSSEPITIRVYGQDLDELRKKAEEVDAILGEVPGVGDHTVDFQDNIPQLKVEVDLAKAKQYGVKPGDVRRAAAWMMAGEEVGDLYVGGKAYDVQVWTAPEVRSSVTDLKNLPIDTPSGERVKLSQVADITIEAVPNVVRHENLFRALDVEAGLDGTRDLGSVVKDIEKRMDQVDWPLEYRAEMLGEYTERQQAQRSLLIASAVAALVIFLLLQVSYSSWRLATLSFLTLPVALVGGLLAAYLFGGKVISLGSLVGFLTVFGIVARNGIMLISHCQHLEREEGEPFGPNLVIRAAKERLVPIMMTVLTTGLALIPLLVTGSIPGQEIEHPMAVVIVGGLIMATLINLFVVPSLYLRFAKRRPRPSKGAQDAAQPA, encoded by the coding sequence ATGCGCTGGATCGTCGCGTCAAGCCTGAAGTTCCGCTACATCGTCGTCGCGCTCACCGCGTTCCTGATGTTCTTCGGGGTCCAGCAGGTGGGGAACACCGCCGTGGACGTCTTCCCCGAGTTCGCACCGCCGAAGGTCGAGGTGCACACCATCGCGGTCGGGCTCGCGCCGACCGAGGTGGAAGAGCTCATCACGATCCCCCTCGAGCAGTCCTTCAACGCGATCCCCGGCGTCGACACGATCCGGTCGCGCTCGGTCGAGCAGCTCTCCCAGGTCGTGCTGTTCTTCGACAAGGGCACCGACCTGCTCGAGGCGAGGCAGCTCGTCGCCGAGCGCATCGCCCAGGTCACACCGACGCTGCCCACGTGGGCGGCGCCACCGGTGATGCTGCAGCCGCTGTCCGCCACGAGCCGGGTGCTCAAGATCGGCCTGTCGTCGTCCGACCCCGAGATCGACATGATGGACCTGTCGATGGCGGCCTACTGGAAGATCCGGTCGCGCCTGCTGCGCGTGCCGGGTGTCGCCAACGTGCCGATCTGGGGCGAGCGGCTCGACATGCTCCAGGTGCGTGCCGACCCGCAACGGCTGGCCGAGCAGGACGTCACCCTCGAGCAGGTCATGACCACCACGTCGGACGCCCTCGACGCCGGGCTGCTGCGCTACTCCCCCGGTCACTTCATCGGCCGGGGCGGCTTCGTCGACGGAGCGGAACAGCGCCTCCAGGTGCGGCACGTCCAGCCCATCGTGACGCACGAGCAGCTCGCCGAGCTGCCGATCGTCACCGGTGACGGGCGCACGATCCGTCTCGACCAGGTCGCCGACCTCGTGCGCGACCACCAGCCACTCATCGGCGACGCGGTGATCAACGAGGGCGACGGGCTCATGCTCATCGTCGAGAAGCTGCCGTGGGCCAACACCCTCGACGTCACCAAGGGGGTCGAGCAGGCTCTCGCCGAGCTCGAGCCGGCGCTCACCGGCATCACCGTCGACTCGGCGATCTTCCGGCCTGCCACGTTCATCGAGGACGCGATCAGCAACCTGACGCGCGCCCTGTGGCTGGGCGCGCTGCTGATGATCGGGATGCTCATCCTGTTCCTCTATTCCTGGCGCACGGCGCTGGTCAGCGTCGTGGCGATCCCGCTGTCGCTCATCACCGCCATGCTGGTGCTGAACTGGAGCGGCGCGACGATCAACACGATGATCCTCGCCGGCTTCGTCATAGCCCTGGGCGACATCGTCGACGACGCCATCATCGACATCGAGAACGTCGTCAGACGCCTGAGGGAGCACCGCGCCAGCGGCGGCACCAGGTCGACCGCCCGCGTCATCCTCGACGCCTCGCTGGAGGTTCGTGGCGCCATCGTCTACGCCACGGTCATCGAGGTGGTCGCGATCCTGCCGATCTTCATGCTGGCCGGGCTGTCCGGGTCGTTCTTCCAGCCCTTGGCGCTGGCCTACGCCCTCGCCCTGCTGGCCTCCATGGTCGTGGCGCTGACCGTCACCCCCGCGATGAGCCTGATCCTCTTCCGCAGCGAGAAGTCGCTCGCCCACCGCGAGTCCCCGGTCGTCCCGCCCATGAAGCGCATGTACGAGCGGATGCTCGTGCGCGTGGTCAGGCGACCGCGGGCAGCGTACGCCGCCGTCGCGGTGGTCACCGCCGCCGGGCTGGCGGTCCTGCCGGTGTTGGGGCAGTCGCTGCTGCCCAGCTTCAAGGAGCGCGACTTCCTCATGCACTGGCTGGCCAAGCCCGACACCTCGCTCACCGAGGAGGTGCGCACCACCAAGGCCGTCAACGCCGAGCTGCTGACCATTCCGGGTGTCCGCAACGCGGGCTCGCACATCGGCAACGCCCTGCTCGGTGACGAGCCCTACGGCGTCTACTTCGGCGAGAACTGGATCAGCGTCGACCGGTCGGTCGACTACGACAAGACCGTCGACAGCATCAAGGGTGTCGTCGACGGCTACCCGGGCATCTACCGCGACGTGCTCACCTACCTCAAGGAGCGCATCCGCGAGGTCCTCACGGGCAGCAGCGAGCCCATCACCATCCGGGTGTACGGCCAGGACCTCGACGAGCTCCGCAAGAAGGCCGAGGAGGTCGACGCCATCCTCGGCGAGGTACCGGGGGTGGGCGACCACACGGTCGACTTCCAGGACAACATCCCCCAGCTCAAGGTCGAGGTCGACCTGGCGAAGGCGAAGCAGTACGGCGTCAAACCCGGTGACGTCCGCCGCGCCGCTGCCTGGATGATGGCGGGCGAGGAAGTCGGAGACCTGTACGTGGGCGGCAAGGCCTACGACGTGCAGGTCTGGACCGCCCCCGAGGTGCGCAGCAGCGTCACGGACCTGAAGAACCTGCCGATCGACACCCCGAGCGGCGAGCGCGTCAAGCTCTCGCAGGTGGCCGACATCACCATCGAGGCGGTACCGAACGTCGTGCGCCACGAGAACCTGTTCCGTGCCCTCGACGTCGAGGCCGGTCTCGACGGAACGCGTGACCTGGGGTCGGTGGTCAAGGACATCGAGAAGCGGATGGACCAGGTCGACTGGCCCCTGGAGTACCGGGCGGAGATGCTCGGGGAGTACACCGAGCGGCAGCAGGCCCAGCGAAGCCTGCTCATCGCGAGCGCCGTCGCCGCCCTGGTGATCTTCCTGCTCCTCCAGGTCTCCTACAGCAGCTGGCGCCTGGCGACGTTGTCCTTCCTCACGCTGCCGGTCGCGCTGGTCGGCGGCCTCCTGGCTGCCTACCTCTTCGGCGGCAAGGTGATCTCGCTCGGGTCGCTGGTCGGCTTCCTCACGGTCTTCGGCATCGTGGCCCGCAACGGCATCATGCTCATCAGCCACTGCCAGCACCTCGAACGCGAGGAGGGCGAGCCCTTCGGCCCCAACCTGGTCATCCGGGCGGCCAAGGAGCGGCTCGTGCCGATCATGATGACCGTGCTGACGACCGGGCTGGCCCTGATCCCGCTGCTGGTCACCGGGTCCATCCCCGGCCAGGAGATCGAGCACCCCATGGCGGTCGTCATCGTGGGCGGCCTCATCATGGCCACCTTGATCAACCTGTTCGTCGTGCCGTCTCTGTACCTGCGCTTCGCAAAGCGCCGGCCCCGTCCGTCCAAGGGCGCGCAGGATGCGGCCCAGCCGGCCTGA
- a CDS encoding co-chaperone GroES, translating to MLHDRVLVSMETEGERRSGGGIVIPATASVGRRLAWARVVAVGASVRQVKVDDRVLFDPEERAEVELQSRDYVLLRERDIHAVAAQRVQDGQTGLYL from the coding sequence ATGCTGCACGACCGCGTGCTCGTGTCCATGGAGACCGAGGGGGAGCGGCGCTCCGGCGGTGGCATCGTCATCCCGGCGACGGCCAGTGTCGGCAGGCGCCTGGCGTGGGCGCGGGTCGTCGCCGTGGGCGCGAGCGTGCGCCAGGTGAAGGTGGACGACCGAGTCCTCTTCGACCCCGAGGAGCGCGCCGAGGTCGAGCTGCAGTCACGCGACTACGTGCTGCTGCGGGAGCGGGACATCCACGCAGTGGCCGCCCAGCGCGTCCAGGACGGGCAGACCGGTCTCTACCTCTGA
- a CDS encoding DUF3618 domain-containing protein, translating into MSESTQNRSVDQIEAEIVAARVRLAGTVDELQHRTSPKEVARRQVEGLKAKLVEATRTPDGQLRTERVAALAAAGVALIGLGVLRRRRG; encoded by the coding sequence ATGAGTGAGAGCACCCAGAACAGGTCGGTGGACCAGATCGAGGCCGAGATCGTGGCGGCACGTGTGCGTCTCGCCGGCACCGTCGACGAGCTGCAGCACCGCACCTCGCCCAAGGAGGTCGCGCGGCGCCAGGTGGAGGGCCTGAAGGCCAAGCTCGTCGAGGCCACCCGGACGCCTGACGGCCAGCTCCGCACCGAGCGGGTGGCTGCGCTCGCCGCAGCCGGCGTGGCCTTGATCGGCCTGGGCGTGTTGCGCCGCCGCCGCGGCTGA
- a CDS encoding DUF2510 domain-containing protein — translation MPKPAGWYPDPQVERQRRYWDGQKWTERRAPVVIPRSSPYLEQVQARSTQH, via the coding sequence ATGCCCAAACCCGCTGGGTGGTACCCCGATCCGCAGGTCGAGCGGCAGCGTCGGTACTGGGACGGCCAGAAGTGGACGGAGCGCCGGGCACCCGTGGTGATCCCCCGCTCGAGCCCCTACCTCGAGCAGGTGCAGGCCCGCAGCACCCAGCACTAG